A single region of the Raphanus sativus cultivar WK10039 chromosome 1, ASM80110v3, whole genome shotgun sequence genome encodes:
- the LOC130508403 gene encoding auxin-responsive protein IAA10-like: MSGFRDVCSSSGSVNVMIGVSPAEEGDENAAAAISSEDSSSPDETVAGTELDLALGLSVGRNHSKVRSFSSSLASSSSSSSLTRESGTKRSADSSAAASKGNVAVGWPPLRTYRINSLVNQSKSSPAEDDIQKDTTKNGVKNNDASFVKSPMLVKVTMDGVIIGRKIDLNALDSYEALAKTLEQMFFNTPTSVTTRCNETRRGSELLDGSSEYIITYQDKDGDWMLVGDVPWLMFLGSVKRLRIMRRSSRDGFIFSEKPLSVNQAEE, from the exons ATGAGTGGTTTCCGAGATGTTTGTTCATCAAGTGGGTCGGTGAATGTGATGATCGGAGTATcaccagctgaagaaggagacgAAAACGCCGCCGCCGCCATATCGTCGGAGGATTCGTCTTCCCCCGACGAGACGGTGGCGGGAACAGAGCTCGACTTAGCTCTGGGTCTTAGCGTTGGTAGGAATCACTCAAAGGTTCGgtctttttcttcatctttggcttcctcttcgtcttcttcttctctgaccAGAGAAAGTGGAACGAAACGGTCTGCTGATTCTTCTGCGGCTGCCTCAAAAGG AAATGTTGCGGTAGGGTGGCCGCCTCTACGGACTTACAGGATCAACAGTTTGGTCAACCAATCAAAGTCCTCGCCCGCTGAAGACGACATTCAAAAGGACACAACAAAAAACGGCGTGAAGAACAATGACGCTTCCTTCGTCAAGTCTCCAATGCTTGTGAAGGTTACAATGGACGGAGTTATAATCGGAAGGAAGATTGATCTGAATGCTCTTGATTCTTATGAAGCCTTGGCGAAGACTCTGGAACAGATGTTTTTCAACACGCCTACTTCTGTAACAACAA GATGCAATGAAACAAGACGTGGTTCAGAACTGCTGGATGGTTCATCAGAATATATCATAACGTATCAAGATAAAGACGGAGATTGGATGCTTGTAGGAGATGTTCCATGGCT GATGTTCCTTGGGTCTGTTAAAAGACTGAGAATCATGAGAAGATCAAGTAGGGATGGATTCATCTTCTCTGAGAAACCACTCTCTGTTAATCAAGCTGAAGAGTGA
- the LOC108820076 gene encoding hypothetical protein At1g04090-like, whose translation MLGYKCLHWDNVRDLLPLKEPETFSLPAPIPQWPPGQGFGSGTINLGKLEVIKITDFEFVWRYRSTENNNKCISFYKPKGSLPKNFHCLGHYCQSDSHPLRGYLLAARDLAASVEQEPALVEPLGFTLVWSSNDSDGYFWLPQPPEGYRSMGFVVTKSSTKPELNEVRCVRVDLTDRCETHKLIVTAVSESLNAPLFIWRTRPSDRGMWGKGVSTGTFFCRTRLVSREQHLSISCLKNLDSGLHAMPNTDQIQALIQHYGPTLIFHPDETYLPSSVSWFFNNGAVLCQKGNPICELIDGNGSNLPQGGSNDKQYWIDLPFDDDHVKRGNIESSKLYVHVKPAIGGTFTDLVFWIFCPFNGPATLKLGLIDVSLITIGQHVCDWEHFTLRISNFSGELYSIYFSQHSGGEWIEPHDLEFVTGTNRAAVYSSKHGHASFPKAGVYLQGSTTLGIGIRNDTGCSDLSVDSSSRYQIVAAEYLGAVVEEPPWLQYMREWGPKIVYDSREEIERLASRFPRTVGVTVGNVLRKLPVELSGEEGPTGPKEKNNWYGDERW comes from the exons ATGCTAGGTTACAAATGTCTCCACTGGGACAATGTCAGAGACTTGCTGCCATTGAAGGAACCTGAAACCTTCTCTCTTCCGGCTCCTATCCCTCAATGGCCTCCAG GTCAAGGCTTTGGCTCAGGGACAATCAACCTCGGCAAGCTAGAAGTCATCAAAATCACGGATTTTGAATTCGTATGGCGATACAGATCCACAGAGAACAATAACAAGTGCATTTCATTCTACAAACCAAAGGGATCATTACCTAAAAATTTCCACTGCTTAGGTCACTACTGTCAATCTGATTCTCATCCCTTGAGAGGCTATCTTCTCGCGGCAAGAGATTTAGCAGCTTCAGTAGAACAGGAACCTGCATTAGTGGAACCTCTTGGTTTTACACTGGTCTGGAGCTCAAATGATTCAGATGGTTACTTCTGGTTACCGCAGCCTCCTGAAGGTTATAGATCAATGGGTTTTGTCGTCACAAAGAGTTCAACGAAACCTGAGTTGAATGAAGTTAGATGTGTAAGAGTTGATCTTACTGATAGATGTGAAACACACAAACTCATCGTCACAGCTGTTTCAGAATCTTTAAATGCTCCTTTGTTTATATGGAGAACTCGTCCTTCAGACCGGGGAATGTGGGGGAAAGGTGTCTCTACAGGTACTTTCTTCTGCAGAACTCGCCTTGTCTCCAGAGAACAACATCTCAGTATCTCTTGCCTGAAAAACCTAGATTCAGGTTTACACGCAATGCCAAACACTGATCAGATACAAGCCTTGATCCAACATTACGGTCCTACACTAATCTTCCACCCTGATGAAACCTACTTACCATCTTCTGTGTCTTGGTTCTTCAACAACGGTGCAGTCCTCTGCCAAAAGGGTAACCCCATTTGCGAACTCATTGATGGAAACGGCTCGAACTTGCCTCAAGGAGGAAGCAACGACAAGCAGTACTGGATCGACTTGCCGTTTGATGATGATCACGTCAAGAGAGGAAACATCGAAAGCTCGAAGCTTTACGTGCACGTCAAGCCAGCTATTGGAGGAACGTTCACGGATCTTGTCTTCTGGATCTTCTGTCCTTTCAACGGACCAGCTACCTTAAAGCTAGGACTCATCGATGTGTCCTTGATCACTATAGGCCAACACGTCTGTGACTGGGAACATTTCACTCTCAGAATCAGCAACTTCTCAG GTGAACTCTACTCAATCTACTTCTCTCAACACAGCGGCGGCGAGTGGATCGAACCTCACGACCTAGAGTTCGTCACAGGAACCAACAGAGCCGCTGTCTACTCGTCGAAACACGGCCACGCGAGCTTTCCTAAAGCTGGTGTTTACTTGCAAGGATCGACGACGCTTGGGATAGGGATAAGGAACGACACAGGGTGCAGCGATCTCTCTGTCGATTCCAGCTCGAGGTACCAGATCGTTGCGGCGGAGTATCTCGGCGCGGTGGTGGAGGAACCGCCGTGGCTGCAGTATATGAGAGAGTGGGGGCCGAAGATTGTGTACGACTCGAGGGAGGAGATTGAGAGGTTGGCGAGTCGGTTTCCGAGGACGGTTGGTGTTACGGTTGGTAACGTGTTGAGGAAGCTTCCGGTGGAGTTATCAGGTGAGGAAGGTCCTACGGGACCCAAGGAGAAGAATAACTGGTACGGTGATGAAAGATGGTGA
- the LOC108822884 gene encoding pre-mRNA-processing factor 39-1 — MGDSEAMVTQGYTSAPYGEYNASAAATAVESTGQENASLVNGTSPEGGSSVPVENGKASDEVAVTAPGAEHGENAVSTLSPEEERLWSIVRANSLEFNAWTALIDETETTAQDNIAKIRKVYDTFLAEFPLCYGYWKKYADHESRVGAMDKVVEVYERAVQGVTYSVDIWIHYCTFAINTYGDPDTIRRLFDRALVYVGTDFLSSPLWDKYIEYECMQQDWSRVAMIYSKILENPIQNLDRYFANFKELAETRPLSELRSAEESTAVAAASDASKAAPSESDGKADEGKSQADVSSEQSPKLEAAGSTDPEELKKYIGVREAMYIKAKEFEAKIIGFEMAIRRPYFHVRPLNAAELENWHNYLDFIEKDGDFNKVVKLYERCLVACANYPEYWIRYVLSMETSGSMDLADNALARATQVFVKRQPEIHLFAARLKEQNGDIAGARAAFQLVHSEISPGLVEAVIKHANMEQRQGKPEDAFALYEQVIALEKGKENSTVLPLLYAQYSRFSYLVSGDAEKARKILVEALDHVQPSKPLLETLLHFESSLPAPRQIDYLAPFVEKVINPNSDSQNIASSTEREELSLIYIEFLGLFGDVKSIKKAEDQHAKLFRRSTSELRKRSADDFLSSDRTKMAKIYNGTTPAQPVSAQAQWSGGYAAQPQTWPQAQAAPAQPQQWNPAYGQQAAYGAYGGYPAGYTAPQAQAPVPQAAAYGAYPAQAYPPQSYAPPAAPVAAPVQQPAAAPQAYYNTYY, encoded by the exons ATGGGAGACAGCGAGGCCATGGTTACCCAGGGCTATACCTCTGCACCATACGGAGAATATAATGCTTCTGCTGCTGCTACTGCGGTGGAATCTACAGGGCAAGAAAACGCTTCTTTGGTCAATGGGACTAGCCCTGAAGGTGGTTCAAGTGTGCCAGTTGAGAATGGAAAGGCATCAGATGAGGTGGCTGTTACAGCTCCAGGAGCGGAGCATGGAGAAAATGCTG tctCTACTCTTTCACCAGAAGAGGAGCGTCTATGGAGTATTGTAAGAGCTAATTCTTTAGAGTTCAATGCTTGGACTGCCCTGATTGACGAGACAGAGACGACAGCTCAG GACAATATAGCAAAGATCCGGAAGGTGTATGATACTTTCCTAGCTGAATTTCCTTTGTGTTATGGCTACTGGAAGAAGTATGCGGATCATGAGTCTCGGGTGGGGGCTATGGACAAAGTCGTAGAGGTTTATGAAAGGGCAGTGCAGGGGGTGACATATTCAGTGGATATTTGGATTCATTATTGCACTTTTGCCATCAATACATATGGAGATCCAGACACTATCAGAAG GCTTTTTGATCGAGCTCTGGTTTACGTTGGGACTGATTTTCTGTCATCTCCATTGTGGGACAAATACATTGAGTATGAGTGCATGCAGCAGGACTGGAGCCGAGTTGCCATGATTTACTCCAAAATATTGGAAAATCCTATTCAAAATCTTGATAGATACTTCGCCAA CTTTAAGGAATTAGCTGAAACAAGGCCTCTGTCTGAACTAAGGAGTGCCGAGGAATCCACAGCAGTTGCAGCTGCTAGTGATGCTTCTAAAGCTGCACCATCTGAGTCTGATGGAAAGGCAGATGAAGGAAAATCTCAAGCTGATGTTTCCTCCGAACAGTCTCCTAAACTGGAAGCTGCTGGTTCAACTGATCCCGAGGAGTTGAAGAAATACATTGGCGTCAGAGAAGCCATGTATATAAAAGCCAAAGAGTTTGAAGCCAAGATCATTGGTTTTGAAATGGCTATAAGAAGACCATATTTCCATGTGCGGCCTCTCAATGCTGCAGAGCTAGAGAACTGGCATAACTATCTGGATTTCATAGAGAAGGATGGAGACTTCAATAAG GTGGTCAAGCTGTATGAAAGATGTCTAGTTGCATGTGCAAATTACCCTGAATACTGGATTCGCTATGTACTAAGCATGGAAACAAGTGGAAGTATGGACCTTGCAGACAACGCCCTTGCTCGAGCAACTCAAGTGTTTGTCAAG AGACAACCAGAAATTCACCTTTTTGCTGCTCGATTAAAAGAGCAGAATGGGGATATAGCTGGTGCAAGAGCTGCATTCCAATTAGTGCACTCTGAAATTTCTCCCGGACTTGTTGAAGCAGTAATTAAACATGCAAACATGGAACAGCGACAA GGAAAACCGGAGGATGCTTTTGCATTGTATGAGCAAGTGATTGCTCTTGAAAAGGGAAAAGAGAACTCCACAGTACTGCCGCTGCTGTATGCTCAGTAttcaagattttcatatttg GTTTCAGGGGACGCTGAGAAAGCTAGGAAGATTCTAGTGGAAGCACTCGACCACGTGCAACCGTCAAAACCTCTCTTGGAAACACTGCTTCATTTTGAGAGTTCTCTGCCAGCACCAAGACAGATTGATTACCTTGCGCCATTTGTTGAGAAGGTTATAAATCCAAATTCAGATTCCCAGAACATTGCGAGTTCCACTGAGAGAGAAGAGCTGTCGTTGATATATATAGAG TTCCTGGGCCTCTTTGGAGATGTTAAGTCCATTAAAAAGGCAGAAGATCAACACGCTAAACTCTTCCGCCGGAGCACGTCAGAGCTGAGAAAGCGTAGCGCGGATGACTTTCTATCTTCTGATAGGACTAAAATGGCGAAAATTTACAACGGCACTACTCCTGCTCAGCCAGTGTCTGCACAGGCTCAATGGTCTGGTGGATACGCTGCACAGCCTCAGACTTGGCCACAAGCACAAGCCGCTCCTGCACAACCACAACAATGGAACCCCGCCTATGGCCAGCag GCTGCGTATGGTGCATATGGTGGATATCCCGCTGGTTATACTGCTCCACAAGCACAAGCGCCCGTGCCACAAGCTGCTGCTTATGGCGCATATCCTGCTCAG GCATATCCACCACAGAGTTACGCACCTCCTGCGGCACCAGTGGCTGCGCCGGTCCAGCAACCCGCTGCTGCTCCTCAAGCTTACTACAACACTTACTACTGA
- the LOC108820921 gene encoding mitochondrial import receptor subunit TOM9-1-like has protein sequence MATKRTGAGKSGGRDSSILAKIANHEIANKGRRAACDAVYVSKKLLRSTGKAAWIVGTSFLILVVPLLIQAERDQMLGEIELQQASILGPPPPGALQ, from the coding sequence ATGGCGACTAAGAGAACGGGAGCCGGCAAATCCGGCGGTAGAGACTCGAGCATCTTAGCGAAGATCGCGAATCATGAAATCGCCAATAAGGGGAGACGTGCAGCGTGCGACGCAGTCTACGTGTCGAAGAAGCTGTTACGAAGTACGGGGAAAGCTGCGTGGATCGTGGGGACGAGTTTTCTCATCCTCGTCGTGCCTTTACTCATCCAAGCGGAGCGAGATCAGATGTTAGGCGAGATTGAGCTTCAGCAAGCCAGCATCCTCGGACCTCCACCTCCAGGAGCTCTACAATAA